A DNA window from Arachis duranensis cultivar V14167 chromosome 3, aradu.V14167.gnm2.J7QH, whole genome shotgun sequence contains the following coding sequences:
- the LOC107481288 gene encoding uncharacterized protein LOC107481288 isoform X2 has product MNCFSNLSSYTAAILARFLSSRRSLCNFPIKLTLPPTLSPRSQFVLARFPSRCCYSSSSSSAKKGRKKKVVEPEPVASVMEHEEKDAFFVVRKGDVVGVYNTLVDCQSQVGSSVCDPPVSVYKGYSLSKDTQNYLVSRGLKNALYTIRAADLTEDLFGMLVPCPFKDPASIERATSSNDVSKKRSVEMLELDNVVTGMASISEDPFRKQVKLDHVAAAEEPYGNTCLLEFDGASKGNPGKAGAGAILRSTDGSVICRLREGVGIATCNAAEYRAMILGMRYALKKGFSSIRIQGDSKLVCMQIDGSWKVKNENLSTLYKVAKELKDQFSLFQISHVLRNLNSEADAQANLAINLADGQVQEERV; this is encoded by the exons ATGAACTGCTTCTCCAACCTCTCATCCTACACTGCCGCCATCCTCGCTCGCTTCCTATCCAGCCGCCGTTCCCTCTGCAATTTCCCCATTAAGCTAACTCTTCCTCCTACTCTCTCTCCCCGCTCTCAATTCGTACTTGCTAGGTTTCCCTCTCGCTGCTGctactcctcctcctcctcctccgccAAGAAAGGCCGCAAGAAGAAGGTGGTGGAGCCTGAACCTGTGGCGTCTGTTATGGAGCACGAGGAGAAGGACGCCTTCTTTGTGGTCCGAAAGGGGGACGTTGTTGGAGTATATAATACACTCGTTGATTGCCAGTCTCAAGTTGGATCCTCT GTATGTGATCCTCCTGTTAGTGTGTACAAGGGATATTCTTTGTCGAAGGATACTCAGAATTATCTTGTTTCGCGTGGACTCAAGAATGCTTTGTACACAATTAGAGCTGCTGATTTGACAGAGGATTTGTTTGGCATGCTTGTTCCTTGCCCTTTCAAA GATCCTGCTTCTATTGAAAGGGCCACTTCAAGTAACGATGTATCGAAAAAGAGATCTGTAGAGATGCTTGAACTAGATAATGTG GTAACTGGAATGGCCTCCATCTCCGAAGATCCCTTCAGAAAGCAAGTCAAGTTAGATCATGTTGCAGCAGCTGAAGAACCTTATGGAAAT ACCTGCCTTCTTGAGTTCGATGGTGCATCAAAAGGAAATCCTGGAAAAGCCGGTGCTGGGGCTATTTTGCGTTCTACTGATGGAAGTGTG ATTTGTAGGTTGCGTGAAGGTGTGGGTATAGCAACATGCAATGCTGCTGAATATCGTGCAATGATATTAGGAATGAGATATGCTCTTAAAAAGGGATTTTCTTCTATCCGTATCCAGGGCGACTCCAAGCTTGTTTGCATGCAG ATTGATGGTTCATGGAAGGTCAAGAATGAAAACTTGTCTACATTGTATAAGGTGGCAAAAGAACTCAAGGATCAATTTTCTCTCTTCCAGATCAGCCATGTTTTAAGG AACTTGAACTCTGAAGCTGATGCGCAAGCAAATTTGGCAATCAATCTCGCTG ATGGCCAAGTACAGGAAGAACGTGTGTAG
- the LOC107481285 gene encoding uncharacterized protein At4g14342 isoform X2 has translation MQASDRFNINSQLEHLQAKYVGTGHADLNRFEWAVNIQRDSYASYIGHYPLLAYFAIAENESIGRERYTFMQKMLLPCGLPPEREED, from the exons ATGCAGGCAAGTGATAGGTTTAACATCAATTCCCAACTTGAGCATCTCCAAGCTAAATATGTTGGAACTGGGCATGCCGATTTGAACAGATT TGAGTGGGCGGTGAATATTCAGCGTGATAGCTATGCTTCATATATTGGGCACTACCCTTTGCTTGCATACTTTGCTATTGCTGAAAATGAATCCATTGGAAGAGAACGCTACACCTTTATGCAG AAAATGCTTCTACCCTGCGGTCTCCCTCctgaaagagaagaagattga
- the LOC107481286 gene encoding protein PLASTID REDOX INSENSITIVE 2, chloroplastic — protein MAFATATCLAPFFLPPPSSSSSSFPSLRSLCFFTSVTTPRSNQRFSFPSANEKFATLPRSSPNKLTTRFSEYKFPDPIPEFADAETEKFRNHLLQKLSKPSKKDTYGESVEEVVGVCTEIFSTFLHSEYGGPGTLLVIPFIDMADAVSERGLPGGPQAARAAVKWAQSNVDKDWREWNGGDSN, from the exons ATGGCTTTCGCTACTGCTACGTGTCTTGCACCTTTCTtccttcctcctccttcttcttcttcttcttcgttccCATCGTTGCGTTCGTTATGCTTCTTCACAAGTGTCACCACCCCCAGAAGCAACCAACGTTTCTCGTTTCCTTCTGCAAACGAAAAGTTCGCAACTTTACCACGTTCATCCCCTAATAAGCTCACCACCCGCTTTTCTGAGTACAAATTCCCCGACCCTATTCCAGAATTTGCAGATGCT GAGACAGAGAAGTTCAGAAATCACCTTCTGCAGAAGCTTTCAAAGCCTTCAAAGAAAGACACGTATGGAGAATCGGTTGAAGAAGTTGTGGGAGTATGCACTGAG ATTTTTAGCACGTTCTTACATTCTGAGTATGGAGGTCCAGGGACTCTCTTGGTCATTCCATTCATTGACATGGCTGATGCCGTAAGCGAACGGGGGCTGCCGGGAGGACCACAAGCTGCACGTGCCGCTGTAAAATGGGCCCAAAGTAATGTTGACAAAGACTGGAGGGAATGGAATGGCGGTGATAGCAACTAA
- the LOC107481284 gene encoding probable inactive purple acid phosphatase 1, which produces MMMEEPRMVFMCLLILATFQQVVVSDEHQPLSKVAIHNIISELDQNAYVKANPSVLGLKGQNTEWVTLQYYNPKPTMDDWIGVFSPANFSASTCPAENQFTSPPLFCSSAPIKYQYANFSSPNYKKSGKGYLKLQLINQRSDFSFALFTGGLTNPKLVTVSNKVSFSNPNAPVYPRLAQGKTWDEMTVTWTSGYGINEAEAFVEWGPKGGKLIQSPAGTLTFDRNTMCGAPARTVGWRDPGFIHTGFLKELWPNKVYIYKLGHKLFNGTIIWSEQYQFKSPPFPGQNSVQRVVIFGDMGKAEADGSNEYNNFQPGSLNTTKQIIQDLKDIDIVFHIGDLCYANGYLSQWDQFTAQIEPIASAVPYMTASGNHERDWPGSGSFYGSMDSGGECGVLAQSMFYVPAENREKFWYSIDYGMFRFCIAHTELDWRKGTEQYEFIEKCLSTVDRQKQPWLIFLGHRVLGYSSAGFYAAEGSFEEPMGREDLQVLWQKYKVDIAFYGHVHNYERTCPIYQNICTNKEKNNYIGNLNGTIHVVVGGGGASLAEFAPINTKWSIFKDHDFGFVKLTAFDHSNLLFEYKKSSDGQVYDSFKISRDYRDILACNVDGCSPTTLAT; this is translated from the exons ATGATGATGGAGGAGCCTAGAATGGTGTTTATGTGTCTGCTGATTCTTGCAACCTTTCAACAAGTAGTAGTGTCAGATGAGCATCAACCACTCTCTAAAGTTGCCATTCATAATATAATATCTGAGCTTGATCAAAATGCTTATGTCAAAGCCAACCCTAGTGTCCTTGGCTTGAAG ggaCAAAATACAGAATGGGTTACACTGCAGTACTATAATCCAAAACCAACAATGGATGACTGGATTGGAGTATTTTCTCCAGCAAATTTCAG TGCTTCTACCTGCCCTGCAGAAAATCAATTTACCAGTCCTCCACTGTTCTGTTCTTCTGCACCTATCAAG tatcAGTATGCAAATTTCTCCAGTCCCAATTATAAGAAATCGGGAAAAGGTTACTTGAAGCTTCAGTTGATTAATCAAAGATCAGATTTCTCATTTGCTCTTTTCACAGGTGGCTTGACAAAT CCAAAGCTTGTTACAGTATCGAACAAAGTATCATTCAGCAATCCAAATGCTCCAGTATATCCACGATTAGCACAAGGGAAAACATGGGATGAA ATGACAGTAACATGGACTAGTGGATACGGGATTAATGAAGCTGAGGCTTTTGTTGAATGGGGACCAAAAGGAGGGAAACTCATCCAATCTCCTGCCGGGACACTGACTTTTGACCGCAATACCATGTGCG GTGCACCTGCAAGGACTGTTGGATGGCGTGACCCTGGGTTCATACACACTGGCTTTCTGAAGGAGTTGTGGCCTAACAAAGT GTACATATACAAGCTTGGGCATAAATTGTTTAATGGTACAATAATTTGGAGTGAACAATATCAGTTTAAGTCACCGCCTTTTCCTGGCCAAAACTCCGTGCAACGTGTAGTCATATTTGGTGATATGGGCAag GCTGAAGCTGATGGCTCCAATGAGTACAACAATTTCCAACCTGGCTCACTCAACACTACTAAGCAAATTATTCAAGATTTAAAGGACATAGATATTGTCTTCCACATTGGTGATCTATGCTATGCTAATGGATACCTTTCACAATGGGACCAGTTTACTGCACAGATTGAGCCAATTGCCTCAGCTGTACCTTATATGACAGCAAG TGGAAACCATGAGCGCGACTGGCCGGGATCTGGATCGTTTTATGGGAGCATGGATTCAGGTGGTGAATGCGGTGTGCTTGCTCAGAGCATGTTTTATGTACCCGCTGAGAACCGTGAAAAATTCTG GTACTCCATAGACTACGGCATGTTCAGATTCTGCATAGCTCACACAGAACTTGATTGGAGAAAAGGGACAGAGCAATATGAGTTCATTGAGAAGTGCCTATCCACTGTTGACAGACAGAAACAGCCATGGCTAATATTTCTTGGACATAGGGTACTTGGTTATTCTTCTGCCGGGTTCTATGCAGCCGAAGGCTCGTTTGAAGAACCAATGGGGAGGGAAGACCTTCAAGTTCTATGGCAAAAGTATAAGGTTGATATAGCCTTCTATGGCCATGTCCATAACTATGAAAGAACATGCCCAATATACCAG AATATCTGCACcaacaaagagaaaaacaatTACATAGGCAACTTGAATGGGACAATACATGTAGTAGTTGGAGGAGGAGGAGCATCCCTTGCTGAGTTTGCTCCCATTAACACGAAATGGAGCATCTTCAAAGACCATGACTTCGGATTTGTGAAACTCACAGCATTTGACCACTCAAACCTGTTGTTTGAGTACAAGAAGAGCAGTGATGGCCAAGTTTACGATTCTTTTAAGATATCAAGAGACTATAGAGATATCTTGGCTTGTAATGTTGATGGTTGTTCACCTACAACACTAGCAACTTGA
- the LOC107481288 gene encoding uncharacterized protein LOC107481288 isoform X1 encodes MNCFSNLSSYTAAILARFLSSRRSLCNFPIKLTLPPTLSPRSQFVLARFPSRCCYSSSSSSAKKGRKKKVVEPEPVASVMEHEEKDAFFVVRKGDVVGVYNTLVDCQSQVGSSVCDPPVSVYKGYSLSKDTQNYLVSRGLKNALYTIRAADLTEDLFGMLVPCPFKDPASIERATSSNDVSKKRSVEMLELDNVQKVTGMASISEDPFRKQVKLDHVAAAEEPYGNTCLLEFDGASKGNPGKAGAGAILRSTDGSVICRLREGVGIATCNAAEYRAMILGMRYALKKGFSSIRIQGDSKLVCMQIDGSWKVKNENLSTLYKVAKELKDQFSLFQISHVLRNLNSEADAQANLAINLADGQVQEERV; translated from the exons ATGAACTGCTTCTCCAACCTCTCATCCTACACTGCCGCCATCCTCGCTCGCTTCCTATCCAGCCGCCGTTCCCTCTGCAATTTCCCCATTAAGCTAACTCTTCCTCCTACTCTCTCTCCCCGCTCTCAATTCGTACTTGCTAGGTTTCCCTCTCGCTGCTGctactcctcctcctcctcctccgccAAGAAAGGCCGCAAGAAGAAGGTGGTGGAGCCTGAACCTGTGGCGTCTGTTATGGAGCACGAGGAGAAGGACGCCTTCTTTGTGGTCCGAAAGGGGGACGTTGTTGGAGTATATAATACACTCGTTGATTGCCAGTCTCAAGTTGGATCCTCT GTATGTGATCCTCCTGTTAGTGTGTACAAGGGATATTCTTTGTCGAAGGATACTCAGAATTATCTTGTTTCGCGTGGACTCAAGAATGCTTTGTACACAATTAGAGCTGCTGATTTGACAGAGGATTTGTTTGGCATGCTTGTTCCTTGCCCTTTCAAA GATCCTGCTTCTATTGAAAGGGCCACTTCAAGTAACGATGTATCGAAAAAGAGATCTGTAGAGATGCTTGAACTAGATAATGTG CAAAAGGTAACTGGAATGGCCTCCATCTCCGAAGATCCCTTCAGAAAGCAAGTCAAGTTAGATCATGTTGCAGCAGCTGAAGAACCTTATGGAAAT ACCTGCCTTCTTGAGTTCGATGGTGCATCAAAAGGAAATCCTGGAAAAGCCGGTGCTGGGGCTATTTTGCGTTCTACTGATGGAAGTGTG ATTTGTAGGTTGCGTGAAGGTGTGGGTATAGCAACATGCAATGCTGCTGAATATCGTGCAATGATATTAGGAATGAGATATGCTCTTAAAAAGGGATTTTCTTCTATCCGTATCCAGGGCGACTCCAAGCTTGTTTGCATGCAG ATTGATGGTTCATGGAAGGTCAAGAATGAAAACTTGTCTACATTGTATAAGGTGGCAAAAGAACTCAAGGATCAATTTTCTCTCTTCCAGATCAGCCATGTTTTAAGG AACTTGAACTCTGAAGCTGATGCGCAAGCAAATTTGGCAATCAATCTCGCTG ATGGCCAAGTACAGGAAGAACGTGTGTAG
- the LOC107481181 gene encoding LEAF RUST 10 DISEASE-RESISTANCE LOCUS RECEPTOR-LIKE PROTEIN KINASE-like 1.5 produces MSSVLLLFSIHILLVQKGSSAAPTCQTTCGTIPIRYPFGTAYGCGHPAFSKHMKCNLGTLEYYSSTRTTSNNNAYTVSSIDYASSTVIIIDPLMSNCTEMKNSGSFTLGDETPFTLAKENIFVLLGCSTTSPMFDSREDFCDTGSGSRVCRGMYSCRGVTGIGLPQNAPISTCCVYDYPTGIGLGYSLDLPKLQCSSYASVYEFGDEGEPMKWKFGVSLNYNDSYNYSDACKDCEASGGFCGFASLDESFSCVCNNGVNTTTNCFGQGNALSGTMGLKIQTMLTIGGLVVSWMFLLLQCR; encoded by the exons ATGTCATCAGTTCTTCTCCTATTCAGCATTCATATATTGTTGGTTCAGAAGGGCTCTTCTGCAGCACCAACATGCCAAACCACATGTGGCACAATACCAATAAGATACCCTTTTGGCACTGCCTATGGTTGTGGCCACCCTGCATTCTCTAAGCACATGAAATGCAACCTTGGAACTCTTGAATACTACTCATCAACAAGAACCACCAGCAATAATAATGCCTACACAGTTTCCTCAATAGACTATGCAAGCAGCACAGTTATAATCATAGACCCTTTGATGTCAAATTGCACTGAGATGAAAAACTCTGGTAGCTTTACCTTAGGTGATGAAACACCATTCACATTGGCCAAGGAGAACATCTTTGTCCTCCTTGGCTGCTCCACCACCTCTCCGATGTTCGATTCGAGGGAAGACTTCTGCGACACAGGATCCGGCTCCCGGGTTTGTAGAGGGATGTATTCATGCAGAGGAGTGACAGGGATTGGGCTGCCACAGAATGCACCAATATCAACATGTTGTGTATATGACTACCCTACTGGAATTGGGTTGGGATACAGTTTGGACCTTccaaagcttcaatgctcttCTTATGCTTCTGTTTATGAGTTTGGAGATGAAGGGGAACCCATGAAGTGGAAGTTTGGGGTATCATTGAATTATAATGATTCTTATAATTACAGTGATGCCTGTAAAGATTGTGAAGCAAGTGGAGGCTTTTGTGGGTTTGCTAGTTTGGATGAATCATTCTCTTGTGTTTGCAACAATGGTGTTAACACCACCACCAATTGTTTTGGACAAG GAAATGCTTTAAGTGGGACAATGGGACTGAAAATTCAAACCATGTTGACTATTGGAG GACTTGTAGTGTCTTGGATGTTTTTACTCCTCCAATGCAGATAG
- the LOC107481285 gene encoding uncharacterized protein At4g14342 isoform X1 codes for MQASDRFNINSQLEHLQAKYVGTGHADLNRFEWAVNIQRDSYASYIGHYPLLAYFAIAENESIGRERYTFMQKMLLPCGLPPEREED; via the exons ATGCAG GCAAGTGATAGGTTTAACATCAATTCCCAACTTGAGCATCTCCAAGCTAAATATGTTGGAACTGGGCATGCCGATTTGAACAGATT TGAGTGGGCGGTGAATATTCAGCGTGATAGCTATGCTTCATATATTGGGCACTACCCTTTGCTTGCATACTTTGCTATTGCTGAAAATGAATCCATTGGAAGAGAACGCTACACCTTTATGCAG AAAATGCTTCTACCCTGCGGTCTCCCTCctgaaagagaagaagattga